GTTTAAAGTGACCACGCCGGCGTCCAGGGCCGAGGATCCCGTCACTATCTTAAAGGTAGAGCCCGGCTCATACATGTCCGCGATGGCGAAGTTTCGCCTATTGGTGGCGGGATAATCCTGGTAATTGTTGGGGTCAAATTTAGGGTATAGGGCCCAAGCCAAAATCTCACCGGTCTTGGGATCCATGGCGATAAAGGCCCCCCGCTCGGAGCCGGTCCTTTGTACAGCCCTTTCAATCTCCCGCTCCGCTATGTATTGAATCACATGATCGATGGTCAATACCAGATCGTACCCGTCCTGGGGAGGGATGAACTGATGAATCCCATCGGGGATCTCTCGACCCCTGGCATCCCGCTCCGCTTGGACCCGGCCCGGTGTACCCCGCAGATATTCGTCATAGAAAAACTCCAAACCCTCTAGACCCTGATTGTCAATTCCTGCTATTCCCAGGACATGGGCCGCCAGCTCACCGTGAGGATAATACCGCTGCGGTCGCTCCACCAAACCAATACCCGGCAGTCGCAGGTTGCGGACCTGGCGAGCAGTCTGAGGATCCAGCTTCCGCTGGATCCAGACGGTAGCCTGCTTTCTCGTCAGCCTGGACAAGATCTCCTCCTGAGATAGATCCAATACTTGCGCTAGCTTGGCTGCCGTTCCCTCGGGATCCTTGATCTCTGAGGGAGTGGCATAGACCGCATCAGCGCTCACACTCACTGCCAGCTTCTGATAGTTCCGATCATAAATTACACCCCGTTTA
This sequence is a window from Bacillota bacterium. Protein-coding genes within it:
- a CDS encoding stage V sporulation protein D, which gives rise to MARFAMTEIRRRIAALFLILMVGFTLLGLRLAYLQIVRNSWYREKALSQRLRPVPVDAKRGVIYDRNYQKLAVSVSADAVYATPSEIKDPEGTAAKLAQVLDLSQEEILSRLTRKQATVWIQRKLDPQTARQVRNLRLPGIGLVERPQRYYPHGELAAHVLGIAGIDNQGLEGLEFFYDEYLRGTPGRVQAERDARGREIPDGIHQFIPPQDGYDLVLTIDHVIQYIAEREIERAVQRTGSERGAFIAMDPKTGEILAWALYPKFDPNNYQDYPATNRRNFAIADMYEPGSTFKIVTGSSALDAGVVTLN